One Phocaeicola dorei genomic region harbors:
- a CDS encoding glycosyltransferase family 2 protein — MNTLEILFFVLLFIVFYTYVGYGILLWILVKIKQSFLFFYDTDEPEQETCRNSNNTALPEITLFITAYNEEQVVNGKMKNCHELDYPKEKLHIVWVTDGSNDRTNEKLKAYPDVTLLFVPERKGKTAAMNRGMGFVTTPLVIFTDANTFINPQAVREIVKYFNHPQVGCVAGEKRVDMYSTGGAVSGGEGLYWKYESWLKKMDYQLYSAIGAAGELFAIRTPLYEEMPEDTLLDDFMLSLRIAMKQYTIAYCDTAYALESGSADMKEEEKRKIRISAGGLQSVYRLKELLNPLRYGILSFQYVSHRVLRWSVTPVALFLLFPLNILLVVCSESHPVYFLFLLLQSAFYLGGVYGSFLSAKSVKNKLLYIPYYFLFMNINVIKGFFYLKRHAGGTWEKSRRA, encoded by the coding sequence GAACACCCTTGAAATCCTCTTCTTCGTCCTCCTGTTCATTGTATTCTACACCTATGTGGGATACGGAATCCTGTTGTGGATATTGGTAAAAATAAAACAAAGTTTTCTTTTCTTCTACGATACGGACGAACCGGAGCAAGAAACCTGCCGGAACAGCAACAACACCGCCCTACCCGAAATCACCCTGTTCATCACCGCCTATAATGAGGAACAGGTAGTAAACGGAAAGATGAAAAACTGCCACGAACTGGATTATCCCAAAGAGAAACTGCATATCGTATGGGTAACGGACGGCAGCAATGACCGAACCAATGAAAAATTAAAAGCATATCCCGATGTCACCCTATTGTTCGTCCCCGAAAGAAAAGGAAAAACAGCCGCTATGAACCGGGGAATGGGATTTGTCACCACGCCTTTGGTCATATTCACAGACGCCAATACATTTATTAATCCGCAGGCCGTTCGCGAGATAGTAAAATATTTTAACCATCCGCAGGTGGGATGCGTGGCAGGAGAAAAACGGGTAGACATGTACAGTACCGGAGGAGCTGTTTCCGGAGGAGAAGGATTGTACTGGAAATATGAATCATGGCTGAAAAAAATGGATTATCAGCTCTATTCCGCCATAGGTGCTGCCGGAGAATTATTTGCCATCCGCACCCCGTTATATGAGGAAATGCCTGAAGATACCCTACTGGATGATTTTATGCTGTCCCTGCGTATCGCCATGAAGCAGTATACGATAGCATATTGTGATACGGCATATGCCTTGGAAAGCGGATCGGCCGATATGAAAGAAGAGGAGAAAAGAAAAATACGTATCTCGGCAGGAGGATTGCAGTCCGTCTATCGTTTGAAAGAACTGCTGAATCCGCTACGTTATGGAATCCTCAGTTTTCAATATGTCTCCCACCGCGTACTGAGATGGTCGGTAACCCCGGTTGCCTTGTTTCTGCTCTTTCCCCTGAATATCCTGCTGGTTGTCTGTAGTGAGAGCCATCCGGTTTACTTTCTTTTTCTTCTGCTGCAATCCGCATTCTACCTCGGGGGAGTTTATGGCAGCTTCCTGTCTGCCAAGTCCGTAAAGAACAAATTACTTTATATTCCCTACTATTTCCTGTTCATGAACATCAATGTGATAAAAGGTTTCTTCTATTTGAAAAGACATGCCGGCGGAACATGGGAAAAATCCCGCAGGGCATAA
- a CDS encoding response regulator codes for MKKILVAEDTESNYLLLSIILRKEYEVYRAHDGQEAIEKFEGCRPDMILMDIKMPVMDGLEATRRIRLKGGTLPIIALTANAYDSDRDKAFEAGCDDYMAKPIMAPALREMIEKYFGE; via the coding sequence ATGAAAAAGATTTTGGTAGCTGAAGATACGGAAAGTAATTACCTCTTATTATCTATAATTTTAAGAAAGGAGTATGAAGTTTACCGTGCCCACGATGGGCAGGAGGCTATTGAGAAATTTGAGGGTTGCCGGCCCGATATGATTTTGATGGATATAAAGATGCCTGTTATGGACGGTTTGGAAGCTACCAGAAGAATTCGTCTGAAAGGGGGGACACTTCCCATCATAGCTCTTACCGCCAATGCGTATGACAGTGACCGTGACAAGGCTTTTGAAGCCGGATGTGACGATTATATGGCCAAGCCGATTATGGCTCCCGCTTTGCGTGAGATGATAGAAAAATATTTTGGTGAGTAA